A single window of Modestobacter italicus DNA harbors:
- a CDS encoding WhiB family transcriptional regulator encodes MAEVSWLSEYKSAAAGAAPAAYGADVLGKAATFDAGFPGMDADDQGWQEQALCAETDPEAFFPEKGGSTREAKKICTGCEVRTECLEYALSNDERFGIWGGLSERERRRLRRRAV; translated from the coding sequence ATGGCCGAGGTGTCGTGGTTGAGCGAGTACAAGAGCGCAGCAGCAGGGGCGGCCCCGGCCGCCTACGGGGCGGACGTGCTCGGCAAGGCCGCGACCTTCGACGCCGGCTTCCCGGGCATGGACGCCGACGACCAGGGCTGGCAGGAGCAGGCGCTGTGCGCCGAGACCGACCCCGAGGCGTTCTTCCCCGAGAAGGGCGGCTCGACCCGCGAGGCCAAGAAGATCTGCACCGGCTGCGAGGTGCGCACCGAGTGCCTGGAGTACGCGCTGTCCAACGACGAGCGCTTCGGCATCTGGGGCGGCCTGTCCGAGCGTGAGCGCCGCCGCCTCCGCCGCCGCGCCGTCTGA
- a CDS encoding dTDP-4-dehydrorhamnose 3,5-epimerase family protein, with product MQIRELAVPDAYVLDLVPHGDARGRFTEWYRADVLAEATGFGLTLAQANHSVSARGALRGVHFALVPPGQAKYVYCPAGKVLDVVVDVRVGSPTFGVHDSVLLDSEQPRAVYLAEGLGHAFVSLADASSVTYLVSSGYSPGREFGVHPMDPDLDLPWPADVEFELSAKDLAAPTLAQAREQGLLPTMEQCTARYTELRTA from the coding sequence GTGCAGATCCGCGAGCTCGCCGTCCCCGACGCCTACGTGCTGGACCTGGTGCCGCACGGCGACGCCCGGGGCCGGTTCACCGAGTGGTACCGGGCCGACGTGCTGGCCGAGGCCACCGGGTTCGGGCTGACCCTGGCGCAGGCCAACCACAGCGTCTCCGCCCGCGGGGCGCTGCGCGGGGTGCACTTCGCGCTGGTGCCGCCGGGGCAGGCCAAGTACGTGTACTGCCCGGCGGGGAAGGTGCTGGACGTGGTGGTCGACGTGCGGGTGGGGTCACCGACGTTCGGGGTGCACGACAGCGTGCTGCTGGACAGCGAGCAGCCGCGGGCGGTGTACCTGGCCGAGGGGCTGGGGCACGCGTTCGTGTCGCTGGCCGACGCCAGCTCGGTGACCTACCTGGTGTCGAGCGGGTACTCCCCCGGCCGAGAGTTCGGGGTGCACCCGATGGACCCCGACCTGGACCTGCCGTGGCCGGCCGACGTGGAGTTCGAGCTGTCCGCCAAGGACCTCGCCGCGCCCACCCTGGCCCAGGCCCGGGAGCAGGGCCTGCTGCCGACGATGGAGCAGTGCACCGCCCGCTACACCGAGCTCCGCACCGCCTGA
- a CDS encoding decaprenylphospho-beta-D-erythro-pentofuranosid-2-ulose 2-reductase yields MAPTDGTVLVLGGRSEIGLELAERLVRRGARHVCLAARRSAGLDAEEARLRAAGATSVTRLEFDADDLAAHERVLTDALAAQPPVSVAVLAFGVLGDQARAEDDAAHAVAVVTTDYLAQVSVLTHLARLMRAQGHGRLVVFSSVAGVRVRRANYVYGSAKAGLDGFASGLADALHGSGVRLLLVRPGFVVGRMTEGMSPAPLSSTPAQVAEAVADALDRDRDVVWVPGALRPVFAVMRLLPRAVWRRMPR; encoded by the coding sequence GTGGCACCGACCGACGGCACCGTGCTGGTGCTCGGCGGGCGCAGCGAGATCGGCCTGGAGCTGGCCGAGCGGCTGGTCCGCCGCGGTGCGCGGCACGTCTGCCTGGCCGCGCGGCGCAGCGCCGGGCTGGACGCCGAGGAGGCCCGGTTGCGCGCGGCCGGGGCCACCTCCGTCACCCGGCTGGAGTTCGACGCCGACGACCTCGCCGCCCACGAGCGGGTGCTCACCGACGCGCTCGCCGCGCAGCCGCCGGTGTCGGTCGCCGTCCTCGCCTTCGGGGTGCTCGGGGACCAGGCCCGCGCGGAGGACGACGCCGCGCACGCCGTCGCCGTGGTCACCACCGACTACCTCGCCCAGGTCTCGGTGCTCACCCACCTCGCCCGGCTGATGCGCGCCCAGGGCCACGGCCGGCTCGTCGTCTTCTCCTCGGTCGCCGGGGTCCGGGTGCGCCGGGCGAACTACGTGTACGGCTCGGCGAAGGCCGGCCTCGACGGCTTCGCCAGCGGGCTGGCCGATGCCCTGCACGGCTCCGGCGTGCGCCTGCTGCTGGTGCGGCCCGGGTTCGTGGTCGGCCGGATGACCGAGGGCATGTCCCCGGCACCGCTGTCGAGCACCCCGGCGCAGGTCGCCGAGGCGGTCGCGGACGCGCTGGACCGGGACCGGGACGTCGTCTGGGTGCCCGGGGCGCTGCGCCCGGTGTTCGCGGTGATGCGGCTGCTGCCCCGCGCGGTGTGGCGCCGGATGCCCCGGTGA
- the rfbA gene encoding glucose-1-phosphate thymidylyltransferase RfbA has product MRGIILAGGTGSRLWPITLGVSKQLMPVYDKPMIYYPLSTLMMAGIREVLVITTPEDRDSFARLLGDGSRLGMRIEYAVQPKPEGLAQAFLIGADFLAGQAAALVLGDNIFYGAGLGTALARLPEPEGGHVFAYHVANPTDYGVVEFDAAGRVLSIEEKPVTPKSSYAVPGLYFFGRDIVDVASTITPSARGELEITAVNEHYLRAGRLTVTVLDRGTAWLDTGTFASLRQATEFVSVVEERQGLKIGCIEEVAWRNGWLDDDGLRAIAEPLGKSGYGAYLLGLLAG; this is encoded by the coding sequence GTGCGCGGGATCATCCTGGCCGGTGGGACCGGCAGCCGGCTGTGGCCGATCACCCTGGGCGTGAGCAAGCAGCTCATGCCGGTCTACGACAAGCCGATGATCTACTACCCGCTGTCCACGCTGATGATGGCCGGGATCCGCGAGGTGCTGGTCATCACCACCCCGGAGGACCGGGACTCCTTCGCCCGGCTGCTGGGCGACGGCAGCCGGCTGGGCATGCGCATCGAGTACGCCGTGCAGCCGAAGCCCGAGGGGCTGGCGCAGGCGTTCCTGATCGGCGCGGACTTCCTCGCCGGGCAGGCCGCCGCCCTCGTCCTGGGCGACAACATCTTCTACGGCGCCGGGCTGGGCACCGCGCTGGCCCGCCTGCCCGAGCCCGAGGGCGGCCACGTGTTCGCCTACCACGTGGCCAACCCCACCGACTACGGCGTGGTGGAGTTCGACGCCGCCGGCCGGGTGCTGTCGATCGAGGAGAAGCCGGTCACCCCGAAGAGCTCCTACGCCGTGCCCGGCTTGTACTTCTTCGGCCGCGACATCGTCGACGTCGCCTCCACCATCACCCCCAGCGCCCGCGGCGAGCTGGAGATCACCGCCGTCAACGAGCACTACCTGCGCGCCGGCCGGCTCACCGTCACCGTGCTCGACCGCGGCACCGCCTGGCTGGACACCGGCACCTTCGCCTCGCTGCGCCAGGCCACCGAGTTCGTCTCCGTCGTCGAGGAACGCCAGGGCCTGAAGATCGGCTGCATCGAGGAGGTCGCCTGGCGCAACGGCTGGCTCGACGACGACGGCCTGCGCGCCATCGCCGAGCCGCTGGGCAAGAGCGGCTACGGCGCCTACCTGCTCGGCCTGCTCGCGGGCTGA
- the cofD gene encoding 2-phospho-L-lactate transferase, which translates to MHIVVLAGGVGGARFLRGVLAAVPAAEVTAVVNTGDDVTLHGLRICPDLDTVMYTLGDGIDEERGWGRRGESWTVKDELAAYGAEPTWFGLGDRDLATHLVRTRMLDAGYPLSDVTAALAERWQPGVRLLPMSDQRVETHVVVTDPGTGRPQAIHFQEWWVRHRAALDAQAFVQVGVDDARPGPGVVEALTSADAVLFAPSNPVVSIGTVLGVPGIRDAVRAAAGRVVGVSPIVEGAALRGMADRCLPVVGVEVSAEGVGRHYGARSADGVLDAWLVHTGDQASVPGVDVRAVPLLMSDPEATRALARAALDAAGV; encoded by the coding sequence GTGCACATCGTCGTTCTGGCCGGGGGCGTCGGCGGCGCCAGGTTCCTCCGTGGCGTGCTCGCTGCAGTCCCTGCAGCCGAGGTCACCGCCGTGGTCAACACCGGCGACGACGTCACGCTGCACGGCCTGCGCATCTGCCCCGACCTGGACACCGTCATGTACACGCTCGGTGACGGGATCGACGAGGAGCGCGGCTGGGGCCGCCGCGGCGAGAGCTGGACGGTCAAGGACGAGCTGGCCGCCTACGGCGCGGAGCCGACCTGGTTCGGGCTCGGCGACCGCGACCTCGCCACCCACCTGGTCCGCACCCGGATGCTCGACGCCGGGTACCCGCTCTCCGACGTGACCGCCGCGCTCGCCGAGCGCTGGCAGCCCGGGGTGCGGCTGCTGCCGATGAGCGACCAGCGGGTCGAGACCCACGTCGTCGTCACCGACCCCGGCACGGGCCGTCCGCAGGCCATCCACTTCCAGGAGTGGTGGGTGCGGCACCGCGCCGCCCTCGACGCGCAGGCCTTCGTCCAGGTCGGGGTGGACGACGCCCGCCCGGGCCCCGGCGTGGTCGAGGCGCTCACCTCCGCCGACGCCGTGCTGTTCGCCCCGTCCAACCCCGTCGTGTCGATCGGCACCGTGCTCGGCGTGCCGGGCATCCGGGACGCCGTCCGGGCCGCCGCCGGCCGGGTGGTCGGGGTCTCCCCCATCGTCGAGGGCGCGGCGCTGCGCGGCATGGCCGACCGCTGCCTGCCCGTGGTCGGGGTCGAGGTCAGCGCCGAGGGCGTCGGCCGGCACTACGGCGCCCGGTCGGCCGACGGCGTCCTGGACGCGTGGCTGGTGCACACCGGGGACCAGGCGTCCGTGCCCGGGGTCGACGTCCGCGCCGTCCCGCTGCTGATGAGCGACCCGGAGGCGACCCGGGCGCTGGCCCGCGCCGCGCTCGACGCCGCCGGTGTCTGA
- the rfbB gene encoding dTDP-glucose 4,6-dehydratase, with translation MRVLVTGGAGFIGSHYVRTMLTGGYPGFEDAQVTVFDKLTYAGNLANLAPVADNPNYRFLQGDICSAADLDAALPGHDVVVNFAAESHVDRSLTGAAGFVLTNVLGAQQVFDAALRHRVRRVVHVSTDEVYGSIEHGSWTEDHLLEPNSPYSAAKAGSDLIARAYAKTYGLDISITRCSNNYGPYHFPEKVIPLFVTNLLDGHTVPLYGEGANVRDWLFVDDHCRGIQLVLEQGAAGEFYNIGGGRELSNRELTEKLLAATGRDWSSVDHIVDPRGGGHDLRYSVDYSKTAALGYAPRMPFEDGLALTVQWYRDNRAWWEPLKAAAATARA, from the coding sequence ATGCGCGTCCTGGTCACCGGCGGTGCCGGCTTCATCGGTTCGCACTACGTGCGCACCATGCTCACCGGCGGCTACCCCGGTTTCGAGGACGCGCAGGTGACCGTCTTCGACAAGCTCACCTACGCCGGCAACCTCGCCAACCTGGCCCCGGTCGCCGACAACCCCAACTACCGGTTCCTCCAGGGCGACATCTGCTCCGCCGCCGACCTGGACGCCGCCCTGCCCGGGCACGACGTGGTGGTCAACTTCGCCGCCGAGTCCCACGTCGACCGCTCCCTCACCGGCGCCGCCGGGTTCGTGCTCACCAACGTGCTGGGCGCCCAGCAGGTCTTCGACGCAGCCCTCCGCCACCGGGTCCGCCGCGTGGTGCACGTCTCGACCGACGAGGTATACGGCTCCATCGAGCACGGCTCCTGGACCGAGGACCACCTGCTGGAGCCCAACTCGCCCTACTCCGCGGCCAAGGCGGGCAGCGACCTCATCGCCCGCGCCTACGCGAAGACTTACGGGCTGGACATCTCCATCACCCGCTGCTCGAACAACTACGGGCCCTACCACTTCCCGGAGAAGGTGATCCCGCTGTTCGTCACCAACCTCCTCGACGGGCACACCGTGCCGCTCTACGGGGAGGGCGCCAACGTCCGGGACTGGCTGTTCGTCGACGACCACTGCCGCGGCATCCAGCTGGTGCTGGAGCAGGGCGCGGCTGGGGAGTTCTACAACATCGGCGGCGGCCGGGAGCTGTCCAACCGGGAGCTGACCGAGAAGCTGCTGGCCGCCACCGGCCGGGACTGGTCCTCCGTGGACCACATCGTCGACCCCCGCGGCGGCGGCCACGACCTGCGCTACTCCGTGGACTACTCCAAGACCGCCGCGCTGGGCTACGCCCCCCGCATGCCCTTCGAGGACGGCCTGGCACTCACCGTGCAGTGGTACCGGGACAACCGCGCCTGGTGGGAACCGCTCAAGGCCGCCGCCGCCACCGCCCGGGCATGA
- the rfbD gene encoding dTDP-4-dehydrorhamnose reductase, protein MSAPVTWLVTGATGQLGTDLQTVLAGEDVTALGRDRLDLTDEAQVRSVVREWLGRAAGRRPVLVNAAAYTAVDAAETDEATAELVNGAAPGWLAQELAGRGRLVHVSTDYVFDGTATEPYAVDDEPAPRTAYGRTKLAGERAVAAAGGDAVVVRTAWVYAAHGSNFVRTMLRLEAERDTVSVVADQTGSPTWSADLARGLVQAAMSDATGLLHATNSGATTWHGLARAVFELSGADPARVLTTTTDAFPRPAHRPAYSVLDPASWTAAGLPALPPWQESLRACLTHLGALRP, encoded by the coding sequence ATGAGCGCGCCCGTCACCTGGCTGGTCACCGGCGCGACCGGGCAGCTGGGAACCGACCTGCAGACGGTCCTGGCCGGGGAGGACGTCACCGCGCTGGGGCGGGACCGGCTGGACCTCACCGACGAGGCGCAGGTCCGCTCCGTCGTCCGGGAGTGGCTCGGCCGGGCGGCCGGGCGCCGTCCGGTGCTGGTCAACGCCGCGGCCTATACCGCGGTCGACGCCGCGGAGACCGACGAGGCGACCGCGGAGCTGGTCAACGGTGCCGCCCCGGGCTGGCTGGCGCAGGAGCTGGCCGGCCGCGGCCGGCTGGTGCACGTCTCGACCGACTACGTCTTCGACGGCACGGCCACCGAGCCCTACGCGGTGGACGACGAGCCGGCGCCGCGCACCGCCTACGGCCGCACCAAGCTCGCCGGTGAGCGGGCCGTGGCCGCCGCCGGTGGGGACGCAGTCGTCGTCCGCACCGCCTGGGTCTACGCGGCGCACGGCAGCAACTTCGTGCGCACCATGCTGCGGCTGGAGGCCGAGCGGGACACCGTGTCGGTGGTCGCCGACCAGACCGGCAGCCCGACGTGGTCGGCCGACCTGGCCCGCGGCCTGGTGCAGGCGGCGATGTCGGACGCCACCGGGCTGCTGCACGCCACCAACAGCGGCGCGACCACCTGGCACGGCCTGGCCCGGGCGGTGTTCGAGCTCTCCGGCGCCGACCCCGCGCGGGTGCTCACCACCACGACCGACGCCTTCCCGCGCCCCGCGCACCGGCCCGCCTACAGCGTGCTGGACCCGGCCAGCTGGACCGCCGCCGGCCTCCCCGCGCTGCCGCCCTGGCAGGAGTCGCTCCGCGCCTGCCTCACCCACCTCGGCGCCCTCCGCCCCTGA
- a CDS encoding SDR family NAD(P)-dependent oxidoreductase has translation MKDLDVAAVVTGGASGLGAATTRALTAAGVAVTVLDLDGERGQALAAELGGHTTFVRTDVTDEGSVQAAIDDATGKDRPLRIAVNCAGIGYAARVLGRDGSPHELAAFTRTVGVNLIGTFNVLRLAAAAMARTEPDADGERGVVVNTASIAAYDGQIGQIAYAASKGGIVGLTLPAARDLSSVGVRVCTIAPGLVDTPLLAGLPEEARTALASNIPFPKRLGRPEDFAELALDIVRHGYLNGEVIRMDGALRMAPR, from the coding sequence ATGAAGGACCTCGACGTCGCCGCTGTCGTCACCGGAGGGGCCTCCGGCCTCGGGGCGGCCACCACCCGCGCGCTCACCGCCGCCGGCGTGGCGGTCACCGTGCTGGACCTCGACGGCGAGCGCGGGCAGGCCCTCGCCGCCGAGCTCGGCGGGCACACCACCTTCGTGCGCACCGACGTCACCGACGAGGGCTCGGTGCAGGCCGCGATCGACGACGCCACCGGCAAGGACCGGCCGCTGCGGATCGCGGTCAACTGCGCCGGCATCGGCTACGCCGCCCGCGTGCTGGGCCGGGACGGGTCGCCGCACGAGCTCGCCGCCTTCACCCGCACCGTCGGCGTGAACTTGATCGGCACCTTCAACGTGCTCCGGCTGGCGGCCGCCGCGATGGCGCGCACCGAGCCCGACGCCGACGGCGAGCGCGGCGTGGTGGTCAACACCGCCTCGATCGCGGCCTACGACGGCCAGATCGGGCAGATCGCCTACGCCGCCTCCAAGGGCGGCATCGTCGGGCTGACCCTGCCGGCCGCGCGGGACCTCTCCTCGGTCGGCGTCCGGGTCTGCACCATCGCCCCCGGCCTGGTCGACACCCCGCTGCTGGCCGGGCTCCCGGAGGAGGCCCGCACCGCGCTCGCCTCGAACATCCCCTTCCCGAAGCGGCTCGGCCGCCCGGAGGACTTCGCCGAGCTGGCGCTGGACATCGTGCGGCACGGCTACCTCAACGGCGAGGTCATCCGGATGGACGGCGCGCTGCGGATGGCCCCGCGGTGA
- a CDS encoding metallopeptidase family protein gives MDRLPARTRRDRHGRGLRGRLVPPTVPLSRSRAEQFDDLVLDAVEDLERRWERELAGVEFAVEDVPWVDHTSPDEVVLDADVLEDGSVPLARVLPAHREGGKEHPARIVVYRRPLEIRAADRDDLADLVRDVVVDQVAVLLGRDPEEIDPTA, from the coding sequence ATGGACCGTCTCCCTGCCCGCACCCGGCGCGACCGGCACGGCCGTGGCCTGCGCGGCCGCCTCGTCCCGCCGACCGTGCCGCTGTCCCGCAGCCGCGCCGAGCAGTTCGACGACCTGGTGCTCGACGCCGTCGAGGACCTGGAGCGGCGCTGGGAGCGGGAGCTGGCCGGCGTCGAGTTCGCCGTCGAGGACGTGCCGTGGGTCGACCACACCAGCCCCGACGAGGTGGTGCTGGACGCCGACGTGCTGGAGGACGGCAGCGTGCCGCTGGCCCGGGTGCTGCCCGCCCACCGGGAGGGCGGCAAGGAGCACCCCGCACGGATCGTCGTCTACCGCCGGCCGCTGGAGATCCGCGCGGCCGACCGCGACGACCTGGCCGACCTCGTCCGCGACGTCGTCGTCGACCAGGTCGCGGTGCTGCTGGGGCGGGACCCCGAGGAGATCGACCCCACCGCCTGA
- a CDS encoding DNA-3-methyladenine glycosylase family protein, with the protein MSSALAATVAYEDVWTPDWALDVRRVVSRDRRGTGDPTLRFAEDGVWRTTTTPDGPATVRLSGSVAALRVQAWGPGAEWAGRRVPRWLGAEDGLTGFDPAAHPLVARVHRATPWLRLGSTGRVWDALVPAVLEQKVTGIEAHRTWRELLRLAGDPPPGPAPAGMRMVPSPERVLAVTDWEWHRCGLDGARRRALRAVASVASRLEAAAHGSDGCAADCADLRRRLQSVPGIGVWTAAEVAQRAIGCPDSVSVGDYHLKNLVGWSLAGRKTDDAGMLELLDPWRGHRQRVVRLLEVGGSMPPKRGPRMAPTDYRRL; encoded by the coding sequence GTGAGCAGCGCCCTGGCCGCGACGGTGGCGTACGAGGACGTCTGGACGCCGGACTGGGCGCTGGACGTGCGCCGGGTCGTCTCCCGGGACAGGCGCGGCACCGGCGACCCCACGCTGCGCTTCGCCGAGGACGGCGTCTGGCGCACCACGACGACGCCCGACGGACCGGCGACCGTGCGGCTGAGCGGCTCGGTGGCCGCGCTGCGGGTCCAGGCCTGGGGGCCGGGGGCGGAGTGGGCCGGCCGCCGGGTGCCCCGCTGGCTGGGCGCCGAGGACGGCCTGACCGGCTTCGACCCCGCCGCCCACCCGCTGGTGGCCCGGGTGCACCGCGCCACCCCCTGGCTCCGCCTCGGCAGCACCGGCCGGGTGTGGGACGCGCTGGTGCCCGCCGTCCTGGAGCAGAAGGTGACCGGCATCGAGGCGCACCGCACCTGGCGGGAGCTGCTGCGGCTCGCCGGCGACCCGCCACCCGGGCCGGCGCCGGCCGGGATGCGCATGGTGCCCTCGCCCGAGCGGGTGCTCGCGGTGACCGACTGGGAGTGGCACCGCTGCGGCCTCGACGGCGCCCGCCGGCGGGCGCTGCGGGCGGTGGCCTCGGTCGCGTCCCGGCTGGAGGCGGCCGCGCACGGGTCCGACGGCTGCGCGGCCGACTGCGCCGACCTGCGGCGCCGGCTGCAGTCGGTCCCCGGGATCGGGGTGTGGACGGCGGCAGAGGTGGCCCAGCGGGCGATCGGCTGCCCGGACTCGGTGAGCGTGGGCGACTACCACCTGAAGAACCTGGTCGGCTGGTCGCTGGCCGGGCGGAAGACCGACGACGCCGGGATGCTCGAGCTGCTCGACCCGTGGCGGGGCCACCGCCAGCGCGTCGTGCGGCTGCTCGAGGTGGGCGGCAGCATGCCGCCCAAGCGCGGCCCGCGGATGGCGCCCACCGACTACCGCCGCCTCTGA
- a CDS encoding coenzyme F420-0:L-glutamate ligase gives MSEPPAGISVHPVPGLPEFGPGDDLAGALAGAAPWLADGDVLVVTSKVVAKVEGALVRVEPGTDREAARQRAIDAETVRVVARRGPLRIVETRHGWVVAAAGIDASNVASDALVLLPEDADASARLLRARLRELLGVTVGVVVSDTFGRPWRDGVSDVAIGAAGLPALVDHRGAVDAHGNRLETTQVAVVDELAAAGDLVKGKLAGLPVAVVRGLALPAPDPDPGTRPLVRLGPGDLFSAGTRDVVAGRAPADRLTARAGALAAATDAFRVAVAALPEFPVVFRYGPEEDGDDGDVIDVHLAEPVTPRAALAVGAIVGAALVQLSAEGWATRWQPVATLGGSGLVGRLRMGASPA, from the coding sequence GTGTCTGAGCCGCCGGCCGGCATCTCGGTCCACCCGGTGCCGGGGCTGCCGGAGTTCGGCCCCGGTGACGACCTGGCCGGGGCGCTCGCCGGCGCGGCCCCGTGGCTGGCCGACGGCGACGTGCTGGTGGTCACCTCGAAGGTCGTGGCCAAGGTCGAGGGCGCCCTCGTCCGGGTCGAGCCCGGCACCGACCGGGAAGCCGCCCGGCAGCGGGCCATCGACGCCGAGACGGTCCGCGTGGTCGCCCGCCGCGGACCGCTGCGGATCGTGGAGACCCGGCACGGCTGGGTGGTGGCCGCCGCCGGCATCGACGCCTCCAACGTCGCCAGCGACGCGCTGGTCCTGCTGCCCGAGGACGCCGACGCCTCCGCCCGGCTGCTCCGCGCCCGGCTCCGCGAACTGCTCGGCGTCACGGTCGGCGTCGTGGTCAGCGACACCTTCGGCCGGCCCTGGCGGGACGGCGTCAGCGACGTGGCGATCGGCGCCGCCGGGCTGCCCGCGCTGGTCGACCACCGCGGCGCCGTCGACGCCCACGGCAACCGGCTGGAGACCACCCAGGTGGCCGTGGTCGACGAGCTGGCCGCGGCCGGCGACCTGGTGAAGGGCAAGCTCGCCGGGCTGCCGGTGGCGGTCGTCCGCGGCCTGGCCCTCCCTGCCCCGGACCCCGACCCCGGCACCCGGCCGCTGGTCCGGCTGGGCCCGGGCGACCTGTTCAGCGCCGGCACCCGCGACGTCGTCGCCGGCCGCGCGCCGGCCGACCGGCTCACCGCCCGGGCCGGCGCCCTGGCCGCGGCCACCGACGCGTTCCGGGTCGCCGTGGCCGCGCTGCCCGAGTTCCCCGTCGTCTTCCGCTACGGACCCGAGGAGGACGGCGACGACGGCGACGTGATCGACGTCCACCTCGCCGAGCCGGTGACCCCCCGGGCCGCCCTCGCCGTCGGCGCGATCGTCGGTGCGGCGCTGGTCCAGCTCTCCGCCGAGGGCTGGGCGACCCGCTGGCAGCCGGTGGCCACCCTGGGCGGCAGCGGGCTGGTCGGCCGGCTGCGGATGGGCGCCTCCCCCGCCTGA
- a CDS encoding DUF3499 domain-containing protein, which translates to MRQSRRCSRSGCAQPAAATLTYVYAESTAVVGPLATYSEPHSYDLCEFHAERLTVPRGWEVVRHEIDSEDLGPTGDDLLALADAVREAARPEPMRDPADDGSGTRRGHLRILPNLP; encoded by the coding sequence GTGAGGCAGTCACGTCGCTGCTCGCGCAGCGGCTGCGCGCAACCGGCAGCGGCGACCCTGACCTACGTCTACGCAGAGTCCACGGCCGTCGTCGGCCCGTTGGCGACCTACTCCGAGCCGCACAGCTACGACCTGTGCGAGTTCCACGCCGAGCGGCTGACCGTGCCGCGCGGCTGGGAGGTCGTGCGCCACGAGATCGACTCCGAGGACCTCGGCCCGACCGGCGACGACCTGCTGGCGCTGGCCGACGCGGTGCGTGAGGCGGCCCGTCCCGAGCCGATGCGCGACCCGGCGGACGACGGCAGCGGCACCCGCCGCGGGCACCTGCGGATCCTGCCCAACCTCCCCTGA
- a CDS encoding mannose-1-phosphate guanylyltransferase has translation MQHAVIMAGGSGTRLWPLSRSARPKQLLDVVADGDAGAHSLLAEAFTRLQAVLPAERIWVCTAARYAAAVRAALPELRPDRLVLEPVARDTANAVGLAAALVADVDPDAELAVVSADHVIRPVERFAAALRTAYDVLAVRPTALVTLGVTPTSPATGFGYVQKGAPTEVAGAAEAASFREKPDRATAEAYLASGEYLWNSGMFVWRAATVLTALAEHLPESAAGLDRIVAAPAGPARDAVLAEVFPTLPKISVDYAVLEPAAAEPGRVVVVDLDVDWLDVGSWPALAHTLTTDPAGNATRGLTVLLDSSGNVVLSDDPEHLVALVGVRDSVVVHTADVTMVCPVTDAERVKQLLAAVEERSGPRFS, from the coding sequence GTGCAGCACGCGGTGATCATGGCGGGCGGCTCGGGGACACGGCTGTGGCCGCTGTCCCGGTCGGCGCGGCCCAAGCAGCTCCTGGACGTCGTCGCCGACGGGGACGCCGGTGCGCACAGCCTGCTGGCCGAGGCGTTCACCCGGCTGCAGGCGGTGCTGCCGGCCGAGCGCATCTGGGTCTGCACCGCGGCCCGGTACGCCGCGGCGGTGCGGGCCGCGCTGCCCGAGCTGCGCCCGGACCGGCTGGTGCTCGAGCCGGTGGCCCGGGACACCGCCAACGCGGTGGGCCTGGCCGCGGCCCTGGTCGCCGACGTCGACCCCGACGCCGAGCTGGCCGTGGTGAGCGCCGACCACGTCATCCGGCCGGTCGAGCGCTTCGCCGCCGCGCTGCGCACCGCCTACGACGTGCTGGCGGTCCGGCCGACCGCGCTGGTCACCCTCGGGGTCACCCCGACGTCGCCGGCGACCGGGTTCGGCTACGTGCAGAAGGGCGCGCCCACGGAGGTCGCCGGCGCTGCCGAGGCGGCGTCGTTCCGGGAGAAGCCTGACCGGGCGACCGCCGAGGCCTACCTGGCCAGCGGTGAGTACCTGTGGAACTCCGGCATGTTCGTCTGGCGGGCGGCCACCGTGCTGACCGCGCTCGCCGAGCACCTGCCCGAGTCGGCCGCCGGGCTGGACCGGATCGTGGCCGCGCCGGCCGGGCCGGCGCGGGACGCGGTGCTGGCCGAGGTCTTCCCGACGCTGCCGAAGATCAGCGTCGACTACGCGGTGCTCGAGCCCGCGGCCGCCGAGCCCGGCCGGGTGGTCGTGGTCGACCTGGACGTCGACTGGCTGGACGTCGGCTCCTGGCCCGCCCTGGCCCACACGCTGACCACCGACCCGGCGGGCAACGCGACCCGCGGGCTGACCGTGCTGCTGGACAGCTCCGGCAACGTCGTCCTCAGCGACGACCCCGAGCACCTGGTCGCGCTGGTCGGCGTCCGGGACAGCGTCGTCGTGCACACCGCCGACGTCACGATGGTCTGCCCGGTCACCGACGCCGAGCGGGTCAAGCAGTTGCTGGCCGCGGTCGAGGAGCGGTCCGGCCCCCGCTTCAGCTGA